In the genome of Curtobacterium sp. MCLR17_036, the window GACGCGGCCCGACCTCGCGCTCGTAGCCGTTCGTGGTCGGCGTGTAGTACTCGGTGCCCTCGAGGGCGTCCGGCAGGTACTGCTGCTCGGCGACCCCGTGCTCGGCGTCGTGCGAGTAGACGTAGCCCTTGCCGTGGCCGAGCCGCTTCGCCCCGGCGTAGTGCGCGTCACGCAGGTGCATCGGCACGGTGCCCATGCGCCCGGCCTTGACGTCGGCCATCGCCTGGTTCACACCGTTGTAGGCGGCGTTCGACTTCGGTGCGGTGGCCAGGTAGACCACGGCCTCCGCCAGCGGGATGCGGCCCTCGGGCATGCCGATGAGCTGCACCGCCTGGGCCGCGGCGACGGCGATGGGCAGCGCCTGCGGGTCGGCCATGCCGATGTCCTCGGAGGCCGAGATGATGATGCGCCGGGCGATGAACCGCGAGTCCTCGCCCGCCTCGATCATCCGCGCCAGGTAGTGCAGCGCCGCGTCGACGTCGCTCCCCCGCACCGACTTGATGAACGCGCTGATGACGTCGTAGTGCTCGTCGCCCTGCCGGTCGTACCGGAGCAGCGCGCGGTCGACGGCTGCGGCGACGGTGTCCGCGTCGACCACGGGGACGGTGTCGTCCTCGTCGTCCTGGGCAGCGGTGGCGGACGCCGCTGCGGCCTCGAGTGCGGTGAGGGCGCGCCGGGCGTCGCCCGAGGCCAACCGGATGATCGCGCCGCGTGCCTCGTCGCCGAGCACGACGGCGCCGCCGAGCCCGCGCGGGTCCTCGACCGCGCGGTCGACGAGCATGCCGAGGTCGGCGTCGGTGAGCGGCTTGAGCGTGAGGAGCAGCGAACGGGACAGCAGCGGGGAGATCACCGAGAACGACGGGTTCTCGGTGGTGGCGGCGATGAGGATCACCCACCCGTTCTCGACCCCGGGCAGCAGGGCGTCCTGCTGGGCCTTGCTGAAGCGGTGGATCTCGTCGAGGAACAGGACGGTCGTCGACCCGTACAGGTCGCGGTGGGTGAGGGCCTTCTCCATGACCTCGCGCACGTCCTTCACGCCGGCCGTCACCGCGGACAGCTCGACGAACTCGCGCCCGGACTGCCGTGCGATCGCCTGCGCCAGGGTCGTCTTGCCGGTGCCGGGCGGTCCCCAGAGGATCACCGAGACACCGCCGGGGTTCTCACGCGTGCCGGACGCCAGCTGCACGAGGGGCGACCCGCGCCCGAGCAGGTGCTGCTGCCCGGCGACCTCGTCGAGGCTGGTGGGGCGCATCCGGACCGCGAGCGGGACGGAGCCCTGCGCGAGACCGGCGCGACCACCCGTCGTGGGGGCACGCATGCCCGAGTCCGCTGCCATCCTGCAATCGTAGGCCGGTCCACCGACGCAGGCCGCGCCTCCCGGTCGGGCAGGGTGACCGTTCGGATACGCTCGTCGCACACTGCGAGGAGAGGGCAGACCAGCACCGTGGCACCGAAGAACCCAGCGCGTGACAACCGCGAGGCGCGCGAGCGCCTGCGCCTCTACCAGGCCCGTCAGGGGCTGCACGAGCGGCAGCGTCGCCGCCGGAAGCGGGACGACCTGCTCGGCGTCGGTGCGCTCGTGCTCGTCGCCGCGCTCGCCACGGGTTCGCAGCTCGCCTTCGCGGGCACCCAACGGGACGACACCGCCGGGGCGGCGGCCACCGCCACGCCGACGCCGTCGGCCAGCGCCACCCCGGGCAACACCGGCGACGTGCCGAGCAAGGCGATCGCGAAGGGCGCGACCTGGACGGGCTCGCTGACGCTGAACGGGTCGATCGACCTCGGCATCGAACTGGACGGCGCGAAGGCCCCGCAGGCCGCGAGCGTCGAGATCTCGTTGATCAAGGAGCAGTTCTACAACGG includes:
- a CDS encoding replication-associated recombination protein A, translated to MRAPTTGGRAGLAQGSVPLAVRMRPTSLDEVAGQQHLLGRGSPLVQLASGTRENPGGVSVILWGPPGTGKTTLAQAIARQSGREFVELSAVTAGVKDVREVMEKALTHRDLYGSTTVLFLDEIHRFSKAQQDALLPGVENGWVILIAATTENPSFSVISPLLSRSLLLTLKPLTDADLGMLVDRAVEDPRGLGGAVVLGDEARGAIIRLASGDARRALTALEAAAASATAAQDDEDDTVPVVDADTVAAAVDRALLRYDRQGDEHYDVISAFIKSVRGSDVDAALHYLARMIEAGEDSRFIARRIIISASEDIGMADPQALPIAVAAAQAVQLIGMPEGRIPLAEAVVYLATAPKSNAAYNGVNQAMADVKAGRMGTVPMHLRDAHYAGAKRLGHGKGYVYSHDAEHGVAEQQYLPDALEGTEYYTPTTNGYEREVGPRLERLRKITRGH
- a CDS encoding peptidylprolyl isomerase is translated as MAPKNPARDNREARERLRLYQARQGLHERQRRRRKRDDLLGVGALVLVAALATGSQLAFAGTQRDDTAGAAATATPTPSASATPGNTGDVPSKAIAKGATWTGSLTLNGSIDLGIELDGAKAPQAASVEISLIKEQFYNGTSCHRLADSDGLRFLQCGSANGDGTGDAGFQYGPLENVPSDGVYDEGTIAIARSSSPYSQSTQFFIVYGDTTLDGSTGGYTVVGKVTSGLSELRSEIADKGISSPGDDGTGEPKVATTITAATIAEEK